In a genomic window of Octadecabacter temperatus:
- a CDS encoding FAD-dependent oxidoreductase, with protein sequence MRIAIIGAGMGGLTAASLLADQGHEITIFDQFDTPKPVGSGLVIQPVGQQVLAEVGALETALSYGNRVTHMLGIEAQNGKRVLDVKYDLVDPNAYGLAIHRAALFDALWKAMLTRDGITLTTASDVTSVRQDDDSIEVFTATHDVHGPFDLCIDSSGAGSPLSPIKSKPLGYGAIWGTVDWPETEIPKHHLSQRYVKASHMIGALPIGHIPGQNGFKAAVFWSLPSDSYAAWQDAGLDAWKAEATTLWPALAPFVNQITDADQMTMARYTHGTLNRPYSNRLVHIGDAAHRASPQLGQGANMALLDALALSRALNTRPLTQALPAFARARRLHTKIYQAMSWAFTPMYQSDSALLPLIRDRALFPISQIPPTPRILTSLVCGTMVPPIGRL encoded by the coding sequence ATGCGTATCGCCATTATCGGGGCCGGAATGGGTGGCCTCACCGCCGCGAGTTTGCTGGCTGACCAAGGTCATGAAATCACAATCTTCGATCAATTCGACACCCCCAAACCCGTGGGGTCCGGCCTTGTGATTCAACCTGTTGGTCAACAGGTTTTGGCAGAGGTCGGCGCGCTTGAAACAGCGCTATCCTACGGCAACCGCGTAACCCACATGCTCGGGATCGAAGCCCAAAACGGCAAGCGCGTACTTGATGTGAAGTATGACCTCGTTGACCCAAACGCCTATGGCCTCGCGATCCACCGCGCGGCATTGTTTGATGCCCTTTGGAAGGCGATGCTGACTCGGGATGGCATCACACTTACTACCGCATCCGATGTCACCTCCGTGCGCCAAGACGATGATAGCATTGAGGTTTTCACCGCCACCCATGACGTGCATGGCCCGTTTGATTTGTGCATCGACAGCTCCGGCGCAGGCTCCCCGCTTTCCCCGATCAAGTCCAAACCTTTGGGGTACGGTGCAATATGGGGAACGGTCGACTGGCCTGAAACCGAAATCCCCAAACACCACCTCAGCCAGCGTTACGTCAAAGCCTCGCACATGATAGGTGCATTACCCATCGGCCACATCCCTGGGCAGAACGGCTTCAAAGCCGCCGTATTCTGGTCTCTACCAAGCGACAGCTACGCCGCATGGCAAGATGCAGGTCTGGACGCTTGGAAAGCCGAAGCCACAACCCTCTGGCCCGCCCTCGCGCCCTTCGTGAACCAAATCACCGACGCAGACCAAATGACCATGGCCCGCTACACCCACGGCACCCTAAATCGCCCTTACAGCAACCGCCTCGTCCACATCGGAGACGCCGCCCACCGCGCCTCACCACAGCTTGGCCAAGGGGCGAACATGGCGCTGCTTGATGCGCTTGCCCTGTCTCGCGCTCTGAACACACGCCCTCTCACTCAAGCCTTACCCGCTTTTGCGCGCGCCCGCCGCCTGCATACGAAAATCTATCAAGCCATGTCTTGGGCTTTCACTCCGATGTACCAATCCGACAGCGCCCTCTTACCACTGATCCGCGACCGCGCCCTCTTCCCGATTAGCCAAATCCCGCCAACACCTCGCATCCTCACCAGCTTGGTCTGCGGAACAATGGTCCCCCCAATCGGACGCCTCTAA
- the ileS gene encoding isoleucine--tRNA ligase — MCADKVEYKTTLNLPKTDFPMRAGLPKREPDWLARWAEMNVYEKLREKAKTETRAPFTLHDGPPYANGHLHIGHALNKILKDMVVRSQQMMGRDARYIPGWDCHGLPIEWKIEEKYREKGLDKDAVDVVEFRQECRDFASGWVDIQREEFKRLGVQGKWDEPYLTMNFHAEKVIAEEFQKFLMTGTLYQGSKPVMWSPVEETALAEAEVEYHDKESFAIWVKFAVAEGDLAGSKVVIWTTTPWTIPSNKAVVYGDKYSYGLYEVTATPDECWADVGEKFLLADKLAADVFAKARLEDDQWTRVRDVPSEELAGLSLKHPLNGVEDGNGEWDDLRDFRAADFVTDDEGTGFVHCAPSHGMEEFELYRDLGMLAEVITYNVMDDGSFREDMPFFGGKRILRAKAKKGNWEGDANAAVMSKLAEVGGLLARGKIKHSYPHSWRSKAPIIFRNTPQWFAAIDKAVGDGQDTYGTSIRERALRSIDELVTWTPQKGRNRLHSMIEARPDWVLSRQRAWGVPLTCFTKAGAKPTDDDFLLRDEAVNARVLEAFEVEGADAWYKEGAKARFLGSDYNHDDYDQVMDILDVWFDSGSTHAFTLRDREDGSEDGLADLYLEGTDQHRGWFHSSMLQGCGTMGRAPYRGVLTHGFTLDEKGMKMSKSIGNTIVPEKIVQQYGADILRLWVAQVDFTNDQRIGDEILKGVADSYRRLRNTLRYMLGSLGDFDASKAVARDDMPELEQLILHKLAVLDGVVREGYAKYDFQGVFRAIFEFATLDLSSFYFDIRKDALYCDGDTERRLAALTVLDALYARLTTWLAPILTFTMEEVWLERNGDDTSVHLVDFPDTPAEWRDDELAARSDVVRSVRRVVTGALEEQRTAKVIGSSLEAAPTVYLSAELAKVITNRDTFADLCITSQITIAEGAAPDGAFTLDDVEGVGVVFGMSDGEKCERCWKILPDVGTHSHEGVCGRCNSALS, encoded by the coding sequence ATGTGCGCCGATAAAGTAGAATACAAAACCACGCTGAACCTGCCAAAGACTGACTTTCCTATGCGGGCTGGTCTGCCAAAACGCGAACCTGATTGGTTGGCGCGCTGGGCGGAGATGAACGTTTATGAAAAGCTGCGCGAGAAGGCGAAGACTGAAACGCGCGCGCCGTTTACGCTCCATGATGGCCCGCCCTATGCCAACGGGCATTTGCACATCGGGCACGCGTTGAACAAAATCCTGAAAGACATGGTTGTACGCAGCCAGCAGATGATGGGGCGCGATGCGCGCTACATCCCCGGCTGGGATTGCCACGGCCTGCCGATTGAATGGAAGATCGAGGAAAAGTACCGCGAAAAGGGTCTGGATAAGGACGCTGTAGACGTTGTGGAATTCCGTCAGGAATGCCGCGATTTCGCGTCCGGTTGGGTCGATATCCAGCGCGAGGAATTCAAGCGTTTGGGCGTTCAAGGTAAATGGGATGAACCTTATCTGACGATGAATTTCCATGCGGAAAAGGTCATCGCAGAAGAGTTCCAGAAGTTCTTGATGACGGGCACGCTGTATCAGGGTTCCAAGCCTGTGATGTGGTCGCCGGTTGAGGAAACGGCGCTGGCCGAGGCCGAGGTCGAGTACCACGACAAAGAGAGTTTTGCGATCTGGGTGAAGTTCGCCGTGGCTGAGGGTGACTTGGCTGGATCAAAGGTCGTGATCTGGACGACGACGCCTTGGACGATCCCGTCTAACAAAGCGGTCGTTTATGGCGATAAGTATTCCTACGGTTTGTACGAAGTGACTGCGACGCCTGATGAGTGCTGGGCAGACGTCGGTGAGAAGTTCTTGCTGGCCGACAAGTTGGCCGCAGACGTGTTTGCGAAGGCGCGTCTTGAGGATGATCAATGGACCCGCGTTCGTGATGTTCCGAGCGAGGAATTGGCTGGTCTGTCACTGAAGCATCCGTTGAACGGCGTTGAAGACGGCAATGGCGAGTGGGATGATCTGCGTGATTTCCGTGCAGCTGATTTCGTGACCGATGATGAAGGCACGGGTTTTGTGCATTGTGCGCCAAGCCACGGGATGGAGGAATTCGAACTCTACCGTGATTTAGGAATGTTGGCGGAGGTCATCACCTACAATGTCATGGATGATGGTTCCTTCCGCGAGGACATGCCGTTCTTTGGCGGCAAACGTATTCTTCGCGCCAAGGCCAAGAAGGGCAATTGGGAAGGCGACGCGAACGCTGCCGTGATGTCCAAGCTGGCCGAAGTTGGTGGGTTGTTGGCGCGTGGCAAGATCAAGCACTCTTATCCGCACAGCTGGCGTTCCAAAGCGCCGATCATCTTCCGCAACACGCCGCAGTGGTTTGCTGCGATTGATAAGGCGGTTGGCGACGGGCAGGACACATACGGCACGAGCATCCGTGAACGTGCGTTGCGTTCCATCGATGAGCTGGTGACGTGGACGCCGCAAAAGGGGCGTAACCGTTTGCATTCCATGATCGAGGCGCGCCCTGACTGGGTGCTGTCACGTCAACGTGCGTGGGGCGTTCCGTTGACCTGCTTCACCAAAGCGGGTGCGAAACCAACCGATGATGATTTCTTGCTGCGTGATGAGGCTGTAAATGCCCGCGTGCTTGAAGCGTTTGAAGTTGAAGGCGCAGATGCGTGGTACAAAGAAGGCGCAAAGGCGCGGTTCTTGGGCAGTGACTACAACCACGATGATTACGATCAGGTCATGGATATTCTGGACGTGTGGTTTGATTCCGGATCGACCCATGCGTTCACACTGCGCGACCGTGAAGATGGGTCCGAGGATGGTTTGGCCGATTTGTACCTTGAAGGCACCGATCAGCACCGCGGGTGGTTCCATTCATCCATGTTGCAGGGCTGTGGCACGATGGGCCGCGCGCCGTACCGCGGTGTTCTGACCCACGGGTTCACGCTGGATGAGAAGGGCATGAAGATGTCCAAATCCATCGGCAACACCATTGTTCCTGAAAAGATCGTTCAGCAATACGGCGCGGATATCTTGCGCCTTTGGGTGGCGCAGGTGGATTTCACCAATGACCAACGCATCGGTGATGAGATCCTGAAAGGCGTGGCGGACAGCTACCGCCGTTTGCGCAACACGTTGCGCTATATGCTGGGTTCATTGGGCGATTTTGATGCGAGCAAGGCTGTGGCGCGCGATGATATGCCTGAGCTTGAGCAGTTGATCCTGCACAAACTGGCGGTGCTCGATGGTGTCGTGCGCGAAGGCTACGCCAAGTACGACTTCCAAGGCGTGTTCCGCGCGATCTTTGAATTCGCCACGCTGGACCTGTCATCGTTCTACTTCGATATCCGCAAGGACGCGCTCTATTGTGATGGCGACACTGAGCGTCGTTTGGCTGCACTGACGGTTTTGGATGCGCTTTATGCACGTCTGACGACATGGCTGGCCCCGATCCTGACCTTCACGATGGAAGAGGTCTGGTTGGAACGCAATGGCGATGACACGTCTGTGCATTTGGTTGATTTTCCGGACACACCTGCTGAATGGCGCGATGACGAATTGGCGGCGCGTTCCGATGTGGTGCGTTCCGTGCGCCGTGTTGTGACGGGGGCGCTGGAAGAGCAGCGGACCGCAAAAGTCATCGGTTCTTCGCTTGAAGCCGCTCCGACAGTTTATCTGAGCGCTGAATTGGCGAAAGTGATCACCAACCGTGACACATTCGCGGACCTTTGTATCACCAGCCAGATCACGATTGCTGAAGGCGCGGCCCCTGACGGTGCATTTACGTTGGATGACGTTGAAGGTGTCGGCGTAGTGTTTGGTATGTCGGACGGTGAAAAATGCGAACGCTGCTGGAAAATCCTACCTGACGTTGGCACGCACAGCCATGAAGGCGTATGTGGCCGCTGCAATAGCGCGCTCAGCTAA
- a CDS encoding methylated-DNA--[protein]-cysteine S-methyltransferase translates to MPNLTIPTQFGPLTLHDEDGAIVRVEWDGDGRDETALLSEAARQLRAYDLGELEAFDLPLRVAGSDFQRAVCDQMSAIPFGDTVTYGDIAKALGAPAQAVGSACGGNPIPVIIPCHRVMGAKGLTGFSGKGGVETKVALLRHEGAGGFLI, encoded by the coding sequence ATGCCCAACCTTACCATCCCCACCCAATTCGGCCCCTTAACGCTTCATGACGAAGATGGCGCGATTGTGCGCGTTGAATGGGACGGCGATGGGCGCGATGAGACCGCCCTTTTATCTGAGGCTGCACGCCAATTGCGGGCTTATGATTTGGGCGAACTTGAAGCGTTTGACCTGCCGTTGCGGGTTGCAGGCTCGGATTTTCAACGCGCGGTTTGTGATCAAATGTCTGCCATCCCGTTTGGGGACACCGTTACCTACGGAGATATCGCCAAAGCGTTGGGCGCCCCTGCGCAGGCTGTCGGGTCTGCCTGTGGCGGCAATCCGATACCTGTCATTATTCCGTGCCACCGTGTGATGGGCGCGAAAGGTTTGACAGGGTTTTCTGGCAAAGGTGGTGTTGAGACGAAAGTCGCGTTGCTGCGCCATGAAGGTGCGGGCGGGTTTCTGATCTAG
- a CDS encoding CDP-alcohol phosphatidyltransferase family protein, with translation MNAQAKALAVHFLTATGAVFAMLAILQAIQKDWAMMFVWLIVAFAVDGIDGPLARHFNVKKYAPQFDGVLLDLIIDYLTYVFIPAYALYASGLMDGWSGWVAIIVITFGSALYFCDTRMKTKDNSFSGFPGCWNMLILVLFALSPPWWACLVLVAVLAIAMFLPIKFIHPVRTNRWRAISLPMALAWTAFAGLAAWEGFEPAVTVFWGLMTTSAYLLAAGAVQQVLHGPDG, from the coding sequence ATGAATGCACAAGCAAAAGCCCTCGCCGTCCATTTTTTGACCGCGACAGGTGCCGTCTTCGCCATGCTCGCCATCCTCCAAGCCATCCAGAAAGACTGGGCGATGATGTTCGTCTGGCTGATTGTAGCATTTGCAGTGGATGGAATTGATGGGCCGCTTGCGCGCCATTTCAACGTAAAGAAATATGCGCCGCAGTTTGACGGTGTCCTACTTGATTTAATCATCGACTACCTCACCTACGTCTTCATCCCGGCCTATGCGCTTTATGCGTCGGGCTTGATGGATGGCTGGTCAGGCTGGGTTGCGATCATCGTGATAACCTTCGGATCCGCGCTTTATTTCTGCGACACGCGCATGAAAACAAAAGACAATTCTTTCTCGGGCTTCCCGGGATGTTGGAACATGCTGATCCTTGTTCTGTTCGCATTGTCCCCGCCGTGGTGGGCCTGTCTGGTTCTCGTCGCGGTTCTGGCGATCGCAATGTTCCTGCCGATAAAATTCATCCATCCAGTGCGCACCAATCGCTGGCGCGCGATCTCGCTACCGATGGCCTTAGCGTGGACCGCATTTGCCGGCTTGGCAGCTTGGGAAGGCTTTGAACCTGCCGTCACCGTTTTCTGGGGCCTGATGACCACGTCAGCCTACCTGCTTGCCGCTGGCGCCGTTCAACAAGTGCTCCACGGTCCAGACGGTTAA